Proteins found in one Agaribacterium sp. ZY112 genomic segment:
- the prfB gene encoding peptide chain release factor 2 (programmed frameshift): MEINPLLNHLTDLQQRTDTLRGYLDYALKQERLAEVELELAEPDVWNEPERAQALGKERSALEVVVKTIDDLDQGVADCRDLLEMAVEEADEDAVAEVEAETQALEQHLAKLEFRRMFSGEMDANNAYLDIQSGSGGTEAQDWAEMVLRMYLRWGEDKGFKTTLEEASAGDVAGIKSATIRFEGEYAFGWLRTETGVHRLVRKSPFDSGNRRHTSFCSVFASPEIDDDIEIDISKADVREDTYRASGAGGQHVNKTDSAVRLTHLESGIVVQCQSERSQHANRDRAWKMLRARVYEQEMLKRSAEKQAMEDSKADIGWGSQIRSYVLDDQRIKDLRTNVQTSNCQAVLDGKLDEFIEASLKAGL, encoded by the exons ATGGAAATTAACCCGCTTTTAAATCACTTAACTGACCTCCAACAACGCACAGACACGCTTCGGGGGTATCTT GACTACGCTCTAAAGCAAGAGCGTTTAGCTGAGGTTGAGCTTGAACTGGCAGAGCCTGATGTTTGGAATGAACCTGAGCGAGCTCAGGCCTTAGGTAAAGAGCGAAGTGCCCTCGAGGTCGTCGTGAAAACCATTGACGATCTTGATCAGGGTGTGGCTGACTGCCGTGATTTGCTTGAAATGGCCGTAGAAGAGGCGGATGAAGATGCTGTTGCTGAGGTTGAGGCTGAAACCCAGGCTTTAGAGCAGCACTTGGCTAAGCTCGAGTTTCGTCGCATGTTCAGTGGCGAGATGGATGCTAACAATGCTTATCTAGATATACAGTCCGGTTCGGGCGGCACTGAGGCTCAAGACTGGGCTGAGATGGTATTGCGTATGTATTTACGCTGGGGTGAAGACAAGGGCTTTAAAACCACATTAGAAGAGGCCTCTGCCGGTGATGTAGCAGGCATTAAAAGTGCAACAATTCGCTTTGAGGGTGAATATGCCTTTGGTTGGTTACGCACAGAAACTGGTGTGCACCGGCTCGTGCGTAAGTCGCCTTTTGACTCTGGCAATCGTCGCCATACCTCGTTTTGTTCCGTTTTTGCCTCTCCTGAAATTGACGATGATATTGAAATCGATATTAGTAAGGCGGATGTACGAGAAGATACTTACCGTGCAAGCGGCGCCGGTGGTCAGCACGTTAACAAAACAGACTCTGCAGTACGCTTGACGCACTTGGAGTCTGGCATTGTTGTTCAGTGTCAGAGTGAGCGCTCTCAGCATGCTAACCGTGATCGTGCCTGGAAAATGTTACGGGCACGTGTTTATGAGCAGGAAATGTTAAAGCGCAGTGCTGAAAAACAAGCGATGGAAGATTCAAAAGCGGATATCGGCTGGGGTAGCCAGATCCGTTCTTATGTATTGGATGATCAGAGAATTAAAGATTTACGTACCAATGTACAAACGAGTAATTGCCAAGCGGTGCTCGATGGAAAGTTGGACGAGTTTATTGAGGCAAGTTTAAAAGCGGGCTTGTAA
- a CDS encoding DsbC family protein, whose amino-acid sequence MLFKSLVKTACAVALLSTSAVSVFAEQQKPSLKEIEKQVSSKLREFRPDIPVQGVSATEVPGLYEVNLAGGSSLYTTADGSYLIDGTIYELDGAALVNIREKKLKPERAAAIATISEGEMISFNSKQKGAKDIYVFTDVDCGYCRKLHQEVPRLNELGVNVHYLAYPRSGIGQASYNKMQAAWCAKDPQQAMNELKNQRSVAMLTCDSDAVASQFALGNKLGVSGTPAIILSDGTLLPGYQPAEQLAKLAK is encoded by the coding sequence ATGTTGTTTAAGTCATTAGTTAAAACAGCTTGTGCTGTAGCTCTATTAAGTACGAGTGCTGTAAGTGTTTTTGCTGAGCAGCAAAAGCCAAGTCTAAAAGAAATTGAGAAGCAGGTGTCTAGCAAGTTGAGAGAGTTTAGGCCTGATATCCCGGTTCAGGGTGTGAGTGCGACAGAGGTGCCTGGCTTATATGAAGTAAACTTGGCTGGTGGCAGTTCTCTATATACGACGGCCGATGGATCTTATCTTATAGACGGTACTATCTATGAGTTGGATGGCGCTGCGCTGGTTAATATTCGTGAGAAAAAGCTTAAACCTGAGCGCGCGGCGGCTATAGCTACGATTTCAGAAGGTGAAATGATCAGCTTTAATTCGAAGCAGAAGGGCGCTAAAGACATTTATGTGTTTACAGATGTGGACTGTGGTTATTGTCGCAAGCTTCACCAAGAAGTGCCTCGCTTAAATGAGTTGGGTGTTAATGTGCATTATTTGGCGTACCCGCGCAGCGGTATTGGGCAGGCTTCTTATAACAAGATGCAAGCGGCTTGGTGTGCTAAAGATCCTCAGCAAGCAATGAATGAGCTGAAAAACCAGCGCTCTGTGGCGATGCTTACTTGTGATAGTGATGCGGTGGCTAGCCAGTTCGCCCTTGGTAATAAGTTGGGTGTAAGTGGTACTCCAGCAATTATATTAAGCGATGGTACATTGCTACCCGGCTATCAGCCTGCTGAACAGTTGGCGAAGTTAGCCAAGTAG
- a CDS encoding HDOD domain-containing protein, with amino-acid sequence MNALADKVAQEIIELIDSDKLVLPTMPEMALKVREVSEDSNASIMDLGKVIGHDAALTARIIKVANSPLFRAPREIEDLNMALSRLGMESTANLATGLAMEQMFQATSDHIDKRMRDVWASSSEIAGICHVLCKHYTKLRPDQATLAGLVFQIGILPILSYAEENPALLRDSINLDMVINAIHPIIGVKILSSWEFPQELRMVPIDHLDFEKEKSSPDYADIVTVAMLQLWAGSSRVASIDYSSVKAFSRLGLDYDIEDTEAEDLSEEMEAAMQLFS; translated from the coding sequence ATGAACGCACTCGCAGACAAGGTTGCGCAGGAAATTATAGAGCTGATCGATAGCGACAAACTCGTTCTGCCCACCATGCCAGAAATGGCACTTAAGGTGCGTGAAGTATCTGAAGACAGTAACGCATCGATCATGGACCTAGGTAAAGTGATAGGCCACGATGCTGCGCTCACAGCTCGCATTATTAAAGTCGCTAACAGCCCACTATTTCGAGCCCCACGTGAAATTGAAGATCTGAACATGGCGCTTTCTCGTTTAGGCATGGAAAGCACGGCCAATCTTGCAACGGGTCTAGCGATGGAGCAAATGTTCCAAGCAACCTCCGACCATATTGATAAAAGAATGCGAGATGTTTGGGCCTCATCCAGTGAAATTGCTGGCATCTGCCATGTTCTATGTAAGCACTACACCAAATTAAGGCCCGACCAAGCCACACTTGCAGGCCTTGTTTTCCAAATAGGTATATTGCCGATACTCTCTTACGCAGAAGAAAACCCTGCACTATTACGCGACAGTATTAATCTAGATATGGTGATTAATGCCATTCACCCCATCATTGGAGTAAAAATTCTAAGCTCTTGGGAATTTCCTCAAGAATTACGCATGGTGCCAATTGATCATTTAGATTTTGAAAAAGAAAAAAGCAGCCCCGACTACGCCGACATTGTCACCGTTGCCATGTTGCAACTTTGGGCCGGCAGTAGCCGAGTAGCCAGCATTGACTACTCCAGCGTCAAAGCTTTTTCACGTCTGGGCCTAGACTACGATATCGAAGATACGGAAGCTGAAGATTTAAGCGAAGAAATGGAAGCCGCTATGCAGCTATTCTCTTAA
- a CDS encoding homoserine dehydrogenase: MKRINIGICGLGTVGGGTFNVLKDNSTEINARARCEIAITHVGARRDNPECNLSETTVSRDIFSVVEDKDIDVVVELIGGTTVAKDLVLKAVQNGKHVVTANKALIAEFGNELFAEAARHNVSISYEAAVAGGIPIISALRDGLSANKIEWLAGIINGTGNFILTEMRDKGRDFADVLAEAQELGYAEADPTFDVEGIDAAHKLVILASLAYGMPLQYDKVFCEGISKIEPADVEYANELGYRIKHLGIAKYVEGKGIELRVHPTLIPESRLIANVDGVMNSVLVKGNAVGPTLFYGAGAGALPTASAVVSDVVRVARQLASGAGIEGMTPSLGFDDTALKDFEILPIEEAETAFYLRLPVVDEPGALSKIAQILSDAGISIEALIQKEPAEGENSVPVIMLTSRVQEKNMIAAAAEIENLSTVAGPLTRIRVESLK, translated from the coding sequence TTGAAACGCATCAATATCGGTATTTGCGGCCTAGGTACTGTCGGTGGCGGTACTTTTAACGTACTTAAAGACAACAGCACTGAAATTAACGCTCGCGCTCGCTGTGAAATAGCTATTACTCATGTCGGTGCTCGTCGTGACAACCCAGAGTGTAACTTGTCTGAGACAACAGTAAGCCGCGATATTTTCTCTGTTGTTGAAGATAAAGATATTGATGTTGTTGTTGAGTTAATTGGTGGCACAACTGTCGCTAAAGATCTTGTGCTTAAGGCTGTTCAAAACGGTAAACACGTTGTGACAGCTAATAAAGCACTTATTGCTGAATTTGGTAATGAATTGTTTGCCGAAGCTGCACGTCACAATGTGAGCATCAGCTATGAAGCTGCTGTTGCTGGTGGTATTCCTATTATCAGCGCTTTACGTGATGGTTTGTCAGCCAACAAAATTGAATGGTTAGCCGGCATCATTAATGGAACGGGTAATTTCATTCTGACTGAAATGCGTGACAAAGGTCGAGACTTCGCCGATGTATTGGCTGAGGCGCAAGAGCTTGGTTATGCTGAAGCCGATCCTACTTTTGATGTTGAAGGTATTGATGCGGCCCACAAGCTGGTGATTTTGGCTTCTTTGGCTTATGGCATGCCATTGCAGTATGACAAAGTTTTCTGTGAAGGAATCAGTAAGATTGAACCTGCTGATGTTGAGTACGCCAATGAATTGGGCTATCGCATTAAGCACCTTGGCATTGCAAAATATGTTGAAGGAAAAGGTATTGAGTTGCGTGTACATCCAACTCTTATTCCTGAAAGTCGTTTAATTGCTAATGTCGACGGAGTAATGAACTCGGTCTTAGTTAAAGGCAATGCAGTTGGCCCAACCTTATTTTATGGTGCCGGTGCCGGTGCTTTACCAACGGCTTCGGCGGTGGTTTCTGATGTGGTTCGTGTTGCTCGCCAGCTTGCATCTGGTGCTGGCATTGAAGGTATGACTCCCTCTCTTGGTTTTGATGATACTGCACTTAAAGATTTTGAAATCCTGCCTATTGAAGAGGCGGAGACGGCATTTTATTTACGCCTGCCCGTGGTTGATGAGCCGGGTGCTCTTTCGAAAATTGCTCAAATATTGAGTGATGCGGGTATTAGTATTGAAGCCTTAATTCAAAAAGAACCTGCAGAAGGTGAGAACTCTGTGCCGGTGATCATGTTAACTAGCCGAGTTCAAGAGAAGAATATGATTGCTGCCGCAGCTGAAATAGAAAACTTGTCGACGGTTGCAGGTCCATTAACTCGAATCCGTGTTGAGTCGCTGAAGTAA
- a CDS encoding PleD family two-component system response regulator, whose protein sequence is MDAVATVLSIDDSPSNQKLIEKVLSPHYIVEKAMSGAEGMNLLQQIKPQLILLDVDLPGKNGFELCRDIRNVEAFQSTPIVFFSCLNQPEDELEAYKAGANDYISKPCKLELLLAKIQNAIKQQLASNDAKASFHNQPGNVMAEAFEQLLHSQTETDCAQAVFNAIQSQNYDCALRLEGKEYCTFNSSGQLSALDDALLSQEQISSALGRSQIRLASEPLSLIVKGLDPLSTQQRYELKEQLLKLIQLSSNRCNQIRNTY, encoded by the coding sequence ATGGACGCAGTTGCTACGGTGCTAAGCATCGATGACAGTCCCAGCAATCAAAAACTGATTGAAAAGGTACTAAGCCCTCACTACATAGTTGAAAAGGCCATGTCAGGGGCCGAAGGCATGAATCTACTTCAGCAAATAAAGCCTCAGCTTATCCTCTTAGACGTTGACCTTCCCGGGAAAAACGGTTTTGAACTATGCCGAGACATCCGTAACGTCGAGGCATTCCAGAGCACGCCCATCGTATTTTTCAGCTGCCTAAATCAACCCGAAGATGAATTAGAGGCCTATAAAGCGGGCGCCAACGACTATATAAGTAAGCCCTGCAAACTCGAACTACTATTAGCAAAAATTCAAAACGCCATTAAGCAACAGCTAGCCTCTAACGATGCAAAAGCATCCTTCCACAACCAACCAGGCAATGTTATGGCCGAAGCTTTCGAGCAACTACTGCACAGCCAAACCGAAACAGACTGCGCACAAGCTGTATTTAACGCCATTCAGAGCCAAAACTATGACTGCGCTCTCAGACTTGAAGGCAAGGAATACTGTACTTTTAACTCTAGTGGTCAACTAAGCGCACTAGATGATGCCCTTTTAAGCCAAGAGCAAATAAGCAGTGCGCTTGGGCGCTCACAAATTCGGCTAGCTTCCGAACCATTAAGCTTAATAGTCAAAGGGCTTGATCCACTGAGCACCCAGCAACGATATGAACTTAAAGAGCAATTGCTCAAACTTATTCAACTAAGTAGCAACCGATGCAACCAAATAAGAAATACCTATTAA
- the lysS gene encoding lysine--tRNA ligase — protein MSEQIVAQDENKLIVERREKLGVIRETAKENGGTAFPNDFRPENKAQDLQDNYGKAEKAELEEANNLVSVAGRVIRNRGAFIELQDASGRIQLYVTKPARPFAKSLDLGDIIGVKGALHKSGKGDLYVNLEEYVLLTKALRPLPDKHHGLSDQETRYRQRYVDLIANPEVRATFVLRSKIVQFIREYLNGRDFLEVETPMLQAIPGGATARPFVTHHNALDIDMYLRIAPELYLKRLVVGGFDRVYEINRNFRNEGLSTRHNPEFTMLEFYQAYADYNDLMDLTEDMLRKLAENVLGNTTVVATKAEGETVEYDFNKPFQRLSVFDSILHFNPNLSASDIDNIESARSVAANLGIPLKDIYGLGKIQIEIFEKTVEHRLEQPTFITKYPTEVSPLARRSDENPFVTDRFEFFVGGREIANGFSELNDAEDQAERFQAQVAEKDAGDDEAMHYDADYVRALEYGMPPTAGQGIGIDRLVMMLTDSPSIRDVLLFPAMRPE, from the coding sequence ATGAGCGAACAAATTGTTGCGCAAGATGAAAATAAATTAATTGTTGAGCGCCGTGAAAAGCTAGGTGTCATACGCGAAACTGCCAAAGAAAATGGCGGCACTGCCTTCCCAAATGATTTTCGCCCAGAAAATAAAGCGCAGGATTTGCAAGATAACTACGGTAAAGCCGAAAAAGCTGAGCTAGAAGAGGCTAATAATCTCGTTAGTGTTGCCGGACGTGTTATTCGTAATCGTGGCGCATTTATAGAGCTGCAAGATGCCAGCGGACGTATTCAGTTGTACGTGACTAAGCCTGCTCGTCCGTTTGCTAAGTCTTTAGATTTGGGGGACATTATTGGCGTTAAAGGTGCACTGCATAAAAGCGGTAAAGGTGATCTTTATGTCAATTTAGAAGAGTATGTCCTGCTGACTAAGGCTTTGCGTCCTCTGCCCGACAAGCATCATGGCTTGAGCGATCAAGAAACACGTTATCGTCAGCGCTATGTTGATTTAATTGCAAACCCTGAAGTGCGTGCAACGTTTGTGCTGCGCAGTAAAATAGTGCAGTTTATTCGTGAGTATTTAAATGGTCGTGACTTTCTAGAAGTTGAAACCCCGATGTTACAGGCTATTCCTGGTGGGGCGACTGCCCGTCCATTTGTTACTCATCATAATGCGCTTGATATTGATATGTACTTGCGTATCGCTCCTGAGTTGTATTTAAAACGTTTGGTTGTGGGTGGCTTTGATCGTGTTTATGAGATCAATCGTAACTTCCGAAATGAAGGTTTATCGACTCGTCATAATCCTGAGTTCACAATGCTTGAGTTCTATCAGGCCTATGCCGATTACAATGATTTAATGGATTTGACCGAGGATATGCTGCGCAAGCTTGCTGAAAATGTGCTTGGCAATACGACGGTTGTAGCGACTAAAGCTGAAGGTGAAACAGTTGAGTATGACTTTAATAAGCCATTTCAGCGTTTAAGTGTGTTCGACTCTATTTTACATTTCAATCCGAATTTAAGTGCGTCCGATATCGATAACATTGAATCGGCTCGCTCTGTTGCTGCGAATTTAGGTATTCCTTTAAAAGATATTTACGGCTTGGGTAAGATTCAAATTGAAATATTTGAAAAAACCGTAGAGCATCGTTTAGAGCAGCCGACGTTTATTACTAAATACCCAACCGAAGTTTCGCCTCTTGCTCGTCGTAGTGATGAAAATCCATTTGTTACTGATCGCTTTGAGTTTTTTGTTGGAGGTCGTGAAATTGCTAATGGCTTTTCTGAACTTAATGATGCGGAAGATCAAGCTGAACGCTTTCAGGCTCAGGTGGCTGAAAAAGATGCCGGCGATGACGAGGCAATGCACTACGATGCGGATTATGTTCGTGCACTTGAATATGGTATGCCTCCTACTGCTGGTCAAGGTATTGGTATTGACCGCCTAGTGATGATGTTGACAGATAGCCCATCGATCCGCGATGTGCTTTTGTTTCCGGCAATGCGTCCGGAATAA
- the ung gene encoding uracil-DNA glycosylase, whose amino-acid sequence MTNRPVKLEQSWLNEIGQEFDLPYMQALRQFLQQEKAKGKNIYPSGSDIFNALNSTPFDRVKLVILGQDPYHGPGQAHGLSFSVPRGIATPPSLQNIFKEQQRSLNLAIPSHGCLQSWADQGVLLLNATLTVERANAGSHQRKGWEQFTDAVVAALNAKRNNVVYLLWGAYAQKKGRVIDAARNLVLKSPHPSPLSAHRGFIGNDHFVVANNYLQEKGLSPINWALPE is encoded by the coding sequence ATGACGAATCGACCTGTAAAGCTTGAGCAAAGTTGGTTAAACGAAATAGGGCAAGAGTTCGATTTGCCCTATATGCAAGCTTTGCGTCAGTTTTTACAGCAGGAGAAAGCAAAAGGGAAAAACATTTACCCCTCCGGTAGTGATATTTTTAACGCTTTAAATAGTACGCCTTTTGATAGAGTGAAGCTGGTTATTCTTGGTCAGGATCCTTATCACGGGCCGGGGCAGGCACATGGCCTTTCTTTTTCTGTCCCCCGTGGTATTGCTACACCACCTTCCTTGCAGAACATCTTTAAAGAGCAGCAGCGTAGTTTAAATTTGGCTATTCCTAGTCATGGTTGTTTGCAGAGCTGGGCTGATCAAGGGGTCTTGTTGTTAAATGCAACCCTAACGGTTGAGCGGGCAAATGCAGGTTCGCACCAGCGTAAAGGTTGGGAGCAGTTTACAGATGCAGTTGTCGCTGCCTTAAACGCTAAGCGTAATAATGTAGTTTATTTACTCTGGGGGGCTTACGCGCAGAAGAAGGGGCGGGTGATTGATGCCGCTCGTAACTTGGTGCTTAAGTCACCACACCCCTCACCGCTATCGGCTCATCGAGGTTTTATTGGTAATGACCATTTTGTTGTTGCAAATAATTATTTGCAGGAAAAAGGTTTGAGCCCAATAAATTGGGCTCTGCCAGAATAA
- the recJ gene encoding single-stranded-DNA-specific exonuclease RecJ, which produces MANKIIRTRSDFLSLIPESQRSNAQSLIAALLHARGENGEELDYSLKKLSSPLLMKGMSEAVALLEAAFKQGQRILVVGDFDADGATSIAVALRSLRALGAAHVNFIVPNRFEYGYGLTPEIVALAEQEKPDLLITVDNGIASIDGVAVARQAGIKVLITDHHLPGEQVPEADAIVNPNQRGCEFPSKNLAGVGVIFYVMLALRARLREINWFNEQGLLEPNLAQFLDLVALGTVADVVPLDYNNRILVAQGIERIRAGLCCPGIVALLKVASRSPEKLSASDFGFAIGPRLNAAGRLDDMSVGIACLLSDDWPECLNIATELDALNRERRAIEASMQLDAIRDLQALAEDGQGRNAVCLCRDDWHQGVVGIVASRIKDRLHRPVIAFADTGDGELKGSGRSIAGVHLRDVLDRVATSTPGLLSKFGGHAMAAGLSLPAARFDEFSVAFDVAVAQILTDELKEPVIWSDGALQSEQLSLLHAEAIRDSGPWGQAFPEPVFDGVFKLVEQRIVGAKHLKMMLTPEESSSLLLDAIAFNVDLELWPNQEQILVRLAYKLDVNEFRGRRSVQLIVDHLQLHE; this is translated from the coding sequence ATGGCTAATAAAATAATTCGTACGCGATCTGACTTTTTGTCGCTTATTCCCGAGTCGCAGCGCTCTAATGCGCAAAGTTTAATAGCGGCCCTTCTGCATGCAAGAGGTGAGAATGGTGAGGAGCTTGATTACTCTTTAAAAAAGTTAAGCTCTCCTTTACTAATGAAAGGCATGAGTGAAGCCGTTGCTTTACTTGAGGCCGCATTTAAGCAGGGGCAGCGGATTTTAGTTGTTGGCGATTTTGATGCCGACGGTGCAACAAGTATTGCAGTTGCTTTGCGAAGTTTGCGCGCCTTGGGCGCTGCACATGTGAACTTTATTGTGCCTAATCGTTTTGAATATGGTTATGGGCTTACACCTGAAATAGTTGCGCTTGCAGAGCAAGAAAAACCGGATCTTTTAATTACGGTTGATAACGGCATTGCCAGTATCGATGGTGTCGCAGTCGCAAGACAGGCTGGTATAAAGGTGCTTATTACGGATCACCACTTACCTGGTGAGCAAGTTCCGGAGGCGGATGCGATTGTGAATCCGAATCAGCGTGGTTGTGAATTTCCAAGTAAAAATCTTGCCGGTGTTGGCGTAATTTTTTATGTCATGCTGGCGCTCAGGGCGAGGCTTAGAGAAATAAATTGGTTCAATGAGCAGGGGCTGCTTGAGCCGAATCTAGCTCAATTTTTAGATTTGGTCGCATTGGGCACGGTCGCGGATGTTGTGCCGCTTGATTACAACAATCGTATTTTGGTGGCTCAAGGTATTGAGAGAATTCGTGCAGGTTTGTGTTGCCCAGGCATTGTAGCTTTATTAAAAGTTGCTTCGCGCAGTCCTGAAAAACTGAGTGCTTCAGATTTTGGCTTTGCTATAGGGCCTCGTTTGAATGCTGCAGGGCGTTTAGATGACATGAGCGTGGGTATTGCTTGTTTATTAAGTGATGATTGGCCTGAGTGCTTAAACATAGCGACGGAGCTTGATGCTTTAAATCGTGAGCGCAGGGCAATTGAGGCGAGTATGCAGTTGGATGCTATTCGTGATTTGCAGGCATTGGCGGAGGATGGGCAAGGTCGTAATGCCGTATGTTTGTGTCGTGATGATTGGCATCAGGGTGTTGTGGGTATTGTTGCGTCGAGAATTAAAGACCGCCTGCATCGGCCTGTTATTGCTTTTGCCGATACAGGCGATGGTGAGCTTAAGGGGTCTGGTAGAAGTATTGCGGGAGTGCATTTGCGTGATGTGCTCGACCGAGTTGCGACGAGTACTCCGGGGCTACTGAGTAAGTTTGGTGGACACGCGATGGCTGCAGGGCTTAGCCTACCGGCTGCAAGGTTTGATGAGTTTTCAGTTGCCTTTGATGTTGCTGTTGCTCAGATCTTAACTGATGAGTTAAAAGAGCCGGTAATTTGGAGTGATGGGGCGTTGCAGTCTGAGCAGTTAAGTTTGTTGCACGCTGAGGCTATTCGTGACTCAGGGCCTTGGGGGCAGGCATTTCCAGAGCCTGTTTTTGACGGGGTTTTTAAACTGGTTGAGCAGCGTATTGTTGGCGCGAAGCATTTGAAAATGATGTTAACACCAGAGGAGTCGAGTTCATTGTTACTTGACGCCATTGCCTTTAACGTAGACTTAGAGCTTTGGCCTAATCAAGAGCAGATCTTGGTTCGCTTGGCCTACAAGCTTGATGTTAACGAGTTTAGGGGGCGCCGATCGGTGCAGTTGATCGTTGACCACTTGCAGTTGCATGAGTGA
- a CDS encoding 4-diphosphocytidyl-2C-methyl-D-erythritol kinase — MEYLHADHDEWFDMWAELADNPMNLGDAQCSFMGATWEYMGSTSDHHHFRHSKHPASGEVEYLYIERRRKVLGWV; from the coding sequence ATGGAATATTTACACGCTGATCACGATGAATGGTTCGATATGTGGGCGGAGCTCGCGGACAACCCAATGAACCTAGGTGATGCCCAGTGCTCATTTATGGGAGCAACTTGGGAATATATGGGATCAACAAGCGACCACCATCACTTTCGCCACAGCAAGCACCCTGCCAGCGGCGAAGTGGAATACTTATATATAGAGCGTCGCCGAAAAGTACTTGGCTGGGTTTAA
- the thrC gene encoding threonine synthase — translation MKYVSTRGQAPALEFEDVVLTGLASDGGLYVPETIPEFSQEEIASWAGLSYQELALKVMSSFVAGSIPEADLKDLIDRSYSTFRHQAIVPMVQTGHNEWILELFQGPTLAFKDVALQFLGNLLDYVLKKRDQKVVIMGATSGDTGSAAIEGCRHCDNVDIFILHPYQRVSDVQRRQMTTVIENNVHNIAMKGNFDDCQNLVKASFADQSFLPEGRQLAAVNSINWARIMAQIVYYFYAGLSVGSPARKVSFSVPTGNFGDIFAGYIAKRMGLPVDQLVIATNSNDILHRCISNNDHSKKALEHTLSPSMDIMMSSNFERMLFELYDRDGAKIAELMEDFKSGSMTLGEAQLSKARELFSSYRLGDDEMIDVIRDVFENCEYLVDPHTAIGVEAARKTRRNNDVPMICLATAHPAKFPEAVKKAGQKEDPALPHHMSDLFDREEKCEILDHDAQVVRDFVASNCRA, via the coding sequence ATGAAATACGTAAGTACTCGCGGCCAAGCTCCCGCACTTGAATTTGAAGATGTTGTTCTTACCGGTTTAGCCAGTGATGGCGGTTTATATGTGCCGGAAACAATTCCTGAGTTTAGCCAAGAAGAGATTGCTTCTTGGGCCGGCCTTAGTTATCAAGAGCTTGCATTAAAAGTAATGAGCTCGTTTGTGGCAGGCTCTATTCCAGAAGCCGATTTAAAAGATTTAATTGATCGTTCATATTCGACTTTCCGACATCAGGCTATTGTGCCTATGGTGCAGACTGGGCATAACGAGTGGATTCTTGAATTGTTCCAAGGTCCTACCTTGGCATTTAAAGATGTGGCTTTACAGTTCTTAGGTAATTTACTTGATTACGTGCTTAAAAAGCGCGATCAGAAAGTTGTCATTATGGGGGCTACTTCTGGTGATACCGGCTCTGCTGCCATTGAAGGTTGTCGCCACTGTGACAATGTGGATATCTTTATTTTACATCCATATCAGCGTGTGTCGGATGTACAGCGTCGCCAGATGACCACCGTTATTGAAAATAACGTACATAACATTGCCATGAAAGGTAATTTTGATGATTGTCAGAACTTGGTAAAAGCCAGCTTTGCAGATCAAAGTTTCCTGCCTGAAGGCCGTCAGCTTGCTGCAGTTAATTCTATTAACTGGGCTCGAATTATGGCGCAAATTGTCTATTACTTTTATGCTGGCTTGTCAGTTGGTTCTCCTGCACGCAAGGTTAGCTTTTCTGTGCCGACAGGTAATTTTGGTGATATTTTTGCCGGTTATATCGCTAAGCGTATGGGCTTGCCTGTTGATCAGTTGGTAATAGCGACTAATAGCAACGATATTTTACACCGCTGCATTAGTAATAATGACCACAGTAAAAAAGCGCTTGAGCACACCTTAAGTCCAAGTATGGACATTATGATGTCGAGTAATTTTGAGCGTATGCTGTTTGAACTTTATGATCGTGATGGGGCAAAGATTGCTGAGCTGATGGAAGACTTTAAGTCTGGTTCAATGACTCTAGGTGAGGCCCAGTTAAGTAAGGCTCGTGAATTGTTTAGCTCTTATCGCTTAGGTGATGATGAGATGATTGATGTTATTCGCGATGTTTTTGAGAACTGTGAGTACCTAGTTGATCCGCATACGGCCATTGGTGTTGAGGCTGCACGTAAAACACGTCGCAATAACGATGTGCCTATGATTTGTTTGGCAACGGCTCACCCTGCTAAATTCCCAGAGGCGGTGAAAAAAGCTGGTCAAAAAGAAGATCCAGCCTTGCCTCACCATATGAGTGATTTGTTTGATCGAGAAGAGAAGTGTGAAATTCTTGATCACGACGCCCAAGTGGTGCGCGACTTTGTTGCAAGTAATTGTCGAGCTTAA